From a region of the Hemibagrus wyckioides isolate EC202008001 linkage group LG06, SWU_Hwy_1.0, whole genome shotgun sequence genome:
- the LOC131354807 gene encoding uncharacterized protein LOC131354807 isoform X1, with protein sequence MTRVAFHTRGCGVGRGGGGRRWRTSVQMRCVRLTGMRGESKDLLSDEAVGGTSGPAASSEHRAGCMSVMGVLVLGVGGLLSVLAAGPLHAHCSVTWTVDIPCFDASSLLVNQIKEWTTEHCPPKSQKCLFSLVSVIGDDIIATRTTPVMRFIDDITFNFSSTSTDSCEIQGHSTSRSWYTILDSGSNYLNMHSLMRASGLSSSPSFTESTSDRMCTQYSSTRLKLNS encoded by the exons ATGACCCGCGTGGCGTTCCATACGAGAGGTTGTGGCgtaggaagaggaggaggaggaagacgcTGGAGAACGTCTGTACAGATGCGATGTGTAAGGCTAACGGGCATGAGGGGTGAATCTAAAGACTTGTTAAGCGATGAGGCGGTTGGAGGCACCTCTGGTCCAGCAGCAAGCTCTGAGCACAGGGCGGGGTGTATGTCCGTTATGGGAGTGTTGGTGCTCGGTGTGGGCGGGCTGCTCTCCGTTCTGGCGGCAGGACCACTGCACGCGCACTGCTCAGTCACATG GACTGTAGACATCCCATGCTTTGATGCCTCCTCCCTTCTGGTAAACCAGATAAAAGAGTGGACAACAGAGCACTGCCCCCCAAAGAGCCAAAAGTGCCTGTTCTCT CTGGTGTCTGTAATTGGTGATGATATCATTGCCACTCGCACCACTCCAGTAATGAGGTTCATTGATGACATCACATTTAACTTCAGCAGCACAAGCACAGACAGCTGTGAGATTCAG GGTCACTCTACATCTCGTAGCTGGTACACCATATTAGATTCAGGAAGCAACTACCTGAACATGCACAGTCTTATGAGAG ccAGTGGTCTGTCCTCATCACCGAGCTTTACTGAGTCCACCAGTGACCGCATGTGCACACAGTACTCCTCCACGAGACTGAAACTGAACTCATAA
- the LOC131354807 gene encoding uncharacterized protein LOC131354807 isoform X2 — protein sequence MTRVAFHTRGCGVGRGGGGRRWRTSVQMRCVRLTGMRGESKDLLSDEAVGGTSGPAASSEHRAGCMSVMGVLVLGVGGLLSVLAAGPLHAHCSVTWTVDIPCFDASSLLVNQIKEWTTEHCPPKSQKCLFSLVSVIGDDIIATRTTPVMRFIDDITFNFSSTSTDSCEIQVGTWVTLHLVAGTPY from the exons ATGACCCGCGTGGCGTTCCATACGAGAGGTTGTGGCgtaggaagaggaggaggaggaagacgcTGGAGAACGTCTGTACAGATGCGATGTGTAAGGCTAACGGGCATGAGGGGTGAATCTAAAGACTTGTTAAGCGATGAGGCGGTTGGAGGCACCTCTGGTCCAGCAGCAAGCTCTGAGCACAGGGCGGGGTGTATGTCCGTTATGGGAGTGTTGGTGCTCGGTGTGGGCGGGCTGCTCTCCGTTCTGGCGGCAGGACCACTGCACGCGCACTGCTCAGTCACATG GACTGTAGACATCCCATGCTTTGATGCCTCCTCCCTTCTGGTAAACCAGATAAAAGAGTGGACAACAGAGCACTGCCCCCCAAAGAGCCAAAAGTGCCTGTTCTCT CTGGTGTCTGTAATTGGTGATGATATCATTGCCACTCGCACCACTCCAGTAATGAGGTTCATTGATGACATCACATTTAACTTCAGCAGCACAAGCACAGACAGCTGTGAGATTCAGGTGGGTACATG GGTCACTCTACATCTCGTAGCTGGTACACCATATTAG
- the steap3 gene encoding metalloreductase STEAP3 — MSNEMSAPLLLDEEDGVDDAQAASCSSTVAILGSGDFSRSLAMRLVACGFGVAVGSRCVRRISPGLFLDAVELNSQEAAVAKAKRLVFMALFPEHYSSLLGLRTALAGKILVDVSNAVELNSKRPSNAERLAEMFPDSVVVKAFNTISAWTLQTGAQDGNRQVLLCSDSAEAKREVAQLARRMGFYPVDVGNLFCAQHLERKPLHLFPSWRGSVLTTFLLFFFFYCYGFIREILLPYLSNGQNSFYRLVFDLVNESLPCVALVTLALVYLPGLFAAWLQLWRGTKYQRFPCWLDAWLLRRKQLGLLSFLFAALHGVYCLCHPLRTITQRRLINTAYSQVKSGVEMPWDEQGVWRTDLYLSTGVLGLGMLSLLAITSLPSVGNILTWREFSFIQSGLGYAALTLSVMHTLVIGWNFAFSSKTYAFYMPPSYMLAVALPCAVLVCRCFLLLPFVSTRLTRIRRGWESTRKCPVSQHQRVQENRTVPQV; from the exons ATGTCGAATGAGATGAGTGCACCTCTTCTCTTGGATGAAGAGGATGGAGTTGATGATGCACAGGCAGCTTCTTGTTCATCCACTGTGGCCATACTGGGTTCTGGTGACTTCTCACGGTCATTGGCTATGCGGCTGGTGGCATGTGGTTTTGGTGTGGCAGTGGGGAGTCGCTGTGTAAGGCGCATTTCTCCTGGTCTCTTTCTGGATGCGGTGGAGTTGAACAGTCAGGAGGCAGCAGTAGCAAAAGCCAAGAGGCTGGTCTTCATGGCTCTGTTCCCTGAGCACTATTCATCCCTGTTGGGCCTCAGGACAGCACTGGCTGGAAAGATACTCGTGGACGTGAGTAACGCTGTGGAGTTGAACAGCAAGAGACCATCTAATGCAGAGAGACTTGCAGAGATgttcccagacagtgtggttgTTAAAGCCTTCAACACAATTTCTGCCTGGACTCTGCAGACTGGTGCACAGGATGGTAACCGGCAG GTGCTGCTGTGCAGTGACAGTGCAGAAGCAAAGCGTGAGGTGGCCCAGCTCGCCCGGCGCATGGGCTTTTACCCAGTAGACGTTGGCAACCTGTTTTGTGCACAGCATCTTGAAAGAAAGCCATTGCATCTCTTCCCATCATGGCGTGGCTCTGTCCTCACTACCTTCctgctcttctttttcttctactgCTATGGATTTATCCGTGAGATTCTCTTGCCATACTTGTCCAATGGACAAAACTCCTTTTACCGCTTAGTCTTTGATCTAGTGAACGAAAGCCTGCCATGCGTGGCACTAGTCACCCTGGCACTGGTGTACCTACCGGGGCTGTTTGCAGCATGGCTGCAGCTGTGGAGAGGCACCAAGTACCAGCGATTCCCCTGCTGGCTGGATGCCTGGCTGCTGCGGAGGAAACAGCTCGGCCTACTGAGCTTCTTGTTTGCTGCTCTGCATGGGGTGTACTGCCTCTGCCATCCACTTCGTACCATCACACAACGCAGGCTTATCAACACTGCTTACTCACAG gtgaagtcaggtgtggagATGCCTTGGGATGAACAGGGAGTATGGCGCACTGACCTCTATTTATCCACTGGAGTGTTAGGTCTGGGCATGCTGTCCCTGTTGGCTATCACATCTCTACCCTCAGTGGGCAACATCCTCACATGGAGAGAGTTCAGCTTCATTCAG tctGGACTGGGCTATGCTGCTTTGACTCTCTCTGTCATGCACACGTTGGTGATTGGCTGGAATTTTGCATTCTCCTCCAAGACCTATGCGTTCTACATGCCACCCAGCTACATGCTAGCTGTGGCCCTGCCATGTGCTGTGCTGGTGTGCCGATGTTTCCTGCTGCTGCCATTTGTCTCCACCAGGTTGACGCGCATACGCCGGGGCTGGGAAAGCACACGCAAATGCCCTGTGTCACAGCACCAGCGAGTGCAGGAGAACAGGACAGTTCCACAGGTCTAG
- the lg06h2orf76 gene encoding UPF0538 protein C2orf76 homolog isoform X2 — protein sequence MSSEAVLTVRLVRSFEHRNFKPVVFRAVNLDQKVEEFIAFVKKDTMKIIHQAHGAKTNELVMSLEDDEKLILQNGLDLRACGIANETELAFFKMSDYEKYKANPQTVW from the exons ATGTCATCAGAAGCTGTTCTGACTGTGCGCCTGGTTCGCTCTTTTGAACATCGCAACTTCAAGCCAGTGGTGTTCAGAGCTGTGAATTTAGACCAGAAAGTCGAGGAGTTTATTGCTTTTGTAAAGAAAG ACACCATGAAGATCATTCATCAAGCACATGGAGCAAAG ACTAATGAACTGGTGATGAGTTTAGAGGATGATGAAAAGTTGATTCTGCAGAATGGCCTCGATTTACGAGCATGTGGTATAG CCAATGAAACAGAGTTGGCCTTCTTCAAGATGAGTGACTATGAAAAGTACAAGGCCAATCCCCAAACTGTGTGGTGA
- the lg06h2orf76 gene encoding UPF0538 protein C2orf76 homolog isoform X1, whose amino-acid sequence MSSEAVLTVRLVRSFEHRNFKPVVFRAVNLDQKVEEFIAFVKKDVSTRSGLPPPFKKYDYDTMKIIHQAHGAKTNELVMSLEDDEKLILQNGLDLRACGIANETELAFFKMSDYEKYKANPQTVW is encoded by the exons ATGTCATCAGAAGCTGTTCTGACTGTGCGCCTGGTTCGCTCTTTTGAACATCGCAACTTCAAGCCAGTGGTGTTCAGAGCTGTGAATTTAGACCAGAAAGTCGAGGAGTTTATTGCTTTTGTAAAGAAAG ACGTTTCTACCAGAAGTGGTTTACCCCCACCTTTTAAGAAATATGACTATG ACACCATGAAGATCATTCATCAAGCACATGGAGCAAAG ACTAATGAACTGGTGATGAGTTTAGAGGATGATGAAAAGTTGATTCTGCAGAATGGCCTCGATTTACGAGCATGTGGTATAG CCAATGAAACAGAGTTGGCCTTCTTCAAGATGAGTGACTATGAAAAGTACAAGGCCAATCCCCAAACTGTGTGGTGA
- the dbi gene encoding acyl-CoA-binding protein isoform X4, producing the protein MTEEAFQKAAEEVKHLKAKPSDAEMLEIYSLYKQATVGDVNTARPGMLDFTGKAKWDAWDAKKGRLTCSWGPLHPSQKLK; encoded by the exons ATGACTGAG GAGGCATTTCAGAAGGCAGCAGAGGAGGTGAAGCATCTGAAGGCAAAACCAAGCGATGCCGAGATGCTGGAAATCTACAGTCTGTACAAACAGGCCACAGTAGGAGACGTCAACACCG CTCGGCCCGGCATGTTGGACTTCACTGGTAAAGCTAAATGGGATGCCTGGGATGCAAAGAAAG GTCgactcacttgctcatggggtccattgcatccttctcaaaaactcaaataa
- the dbi gene encoding acyl-CoA-binding protein isoform X1: protein MTEEAFQKAAEEVKHLKAKPSDAEMLEIYSLYKQATVGDVNTARPGMLDFTGKAKWDAWDAKKAESLACSEVFESPNLLDPLHQDAGQRTNV from the exons ATGACTGAG GAGGCATTTCAGAAGGCAGCAGAGGAGGTGAAGCATCTGAAGGCAAAACCAAGCGATGCCGAGATGCTGGAAATCTACAGTCTGTACAAACAGGCCACAGTAGGAGACGTCAACACCG CTCGGCCCGGCATGTTGGACTTCACTGGTAAAGCTAAATGGGATGCCTGGGATGCAAAGAAAG cagaatctcttgctTGCTCCGAGGTCTttgaatctccgaacctccttgatccactacatcaggacgctggtcaacgaaccaat GTATGA
- the dbi gene encoding acyl-CoA-binding protein isoform X2, whose translation MTEEAFQKAAEEVKHLKAKPSDAEMLEIYSLYKQATVGDVNTARPGMLDFTGKAKWDAWDAKKESLACSEVFESPNLLDPLHQDAGQRTNV comes from the exons ATGACTGAG GAGGCATTTCAGAAGGCAGCAGAGGAGGTGAAGCATCTGAAGGCAAAACCAAGCGATGCCGAGATGCTGGAAATCTACAGTCTGTACAAACAGGCCACAGTAGGAGACGTCAACACCG CTCGGCCCGGCATGTTGGACTTCACTGGTAAAGCTAAATGGGATGCCTGGGATGCAAAGAAAG aatctcttgctTGCTCCGAGGTCTttgaatctccgaacctccttgatccactacatcaggacgctggtcaacgaaccaat GTATGA
- the dbi gene encoding acyl-CoA-binding protein isoform X3 translates to MTEEAFQKAAEEVKHLKAKPSDAEMLEIYSLYKQATVGDVNTARPGMLDFTGKAKWDAWDAKKGMSKEDATKAYISKVEELKGKYGI, encoded by the exons ATGACTGAG GAGGCATTTCAGAAGGCAGCAGAGGAGGTGAAGCATCTGAAGGCAAAACCAAGCGATGCCGAGATGCTGGAAATCTACAGTCTGTACAAACAGGCCACAGTAGGAGACGTCAACACCG CTCGGCCCGGCATGTTGGACTTCACTGGTAAAGCTAAATGGGATGCCTGGGATGCAAAGAAAG GTATGAGCAAGGAGGATGCAACGAAGGCTTATATCAGCAAGGTGGAAGAGCTAAAAGGAAAATATGGCATCTAA
- the tmem37 gene encoding voltage-dependent calcium channel gamma-like subunit, translated as MTAIKIMAVAPSPRGKSRPFFLEVFCRTLIIVCMVVSIVLSSIAVCDGQWLLTERRMFGLWFFCENSGGAPSNCTRNIGEEGSQLLENGLSLCRFVVSLAVVSAIFGLELLVLSQVSEGQPSQKRWHLGTWLVLLAAGLAAAGVLTFVFLLWDDATPLGLTLTFWCQFTATFLFFLNGMAAWHIQNMAYVLPSCGDVGKP; from the exons ATGACGGCGATAAAAATTATG GCCGTGGCTCCTTCTCCCCGGGGGAAGTCTCGTCCTTTCTTCCTGGAAGTGTTCTGCCGCACTCTTATCATCGTGTGTATGGTTGTCTCCATTGTCCTGTCCTCCATCgcagtgtgtgatggacagtgGCTGCTGACTGAGCGCCGCATGTTTGGCCTCTGGTTCTTCTGTGAGAACTCTGGGGGTGCACCCTCTAACTGCACCAGGAATATTGGAGAAGAAGGGAGCCAGCTCTTGGAGAACGGGCTCAGTCTGTGTCGTTTTGTTGTCTCTCTGGCTGTGGTGAGTGCCATCTTTGGCCTGGAGCTGCTGGTGTTATCACAGGTGAGCGAGGGACAGCCATCTCAGAAGCGGTGGCATCTAGGGACATGGCTTGTACTGCTGGCTGCAGGGTTGGCTGCTGCAGGGGTCCTGACATTTGTGTTCCTTTTGTGGGATGATGCTACACCTCTGGGACTCACACTTACCTTCTGGTGCCAGTTCACTGCaaccttcctcttcttcctcaatGGTATGGCAGCATGGCACATCCAAAATATGGCATATGTTCTGCCCTCTTGTGGTGATGTGGGGAAACCATAG